GCGGGGCGGAAGGCCGGGCGGGAGGGCCCGGCGAAGCCGCCGGAAGGCACGGCGGGGGCGCGCCGCAGCACCGTGCGGAACCGCCCCGGCCCGGCCTGTCAGCCCGCCGTGACCCGAAGGCGCAGGGTGCCGTCCGGGCCCGCGAGGAACACCGGGGTCTGTGGCCCGCCCAGGTCCCGTACCGCGGCGCGGTCGGCGTCGGCCGGGGTCTCGGCGGCGGAGACCACGGCGGCGGCCTCCAGCGAGGTGGCGCCGCTGGCGACCGCCATCGCGACGGCGGTCTGCAGGGCGCTCAGCTTCAACGACTCCAGCGCCACGGTGCCCGCCACGTACGTACGTCCCGTCTCGTCCCGTACGGCGGCGCCCTCGGCCACACCGTTGCGGGCGCGGGCGCTGCGCGCCAGGGTGACGATCTTGCGGTCCTCGGCGTCGAGGCCGGCGGCGTTGGTGGTGTCGGTCATGGCACGAGCATACGAAGCGGTCGGGTGGCCGGGATCAAGCACCCCGGCCCGTCCCGTACGCGTACGTCCTACGGCCGGTCCAGCCGGAGCCGCTCCGCCTTCGGGAGGCCGGCGACCACCAGGTCGTAGGAGTCCTCGATCAGTTCGCGCAGCAGCTTGTCCGGGACGCCGGAGACCGTCACCGTGTTCCAGTGGCGCTTGTTCATGTGCCAGCCGGGCGCGACGGCCGCCGGGTGCTCCTCACGGAGGCGGACCGCCTCGTCCGGGTCGCACTTGAGGTTGACCGTGAGCGGGCGGGCTTCCAGCGTGGTGAGGGCGAACATCTTGCCGAGCACCTTGAAGACCGAGGCCTCCGGGCCGAACGGGAACTCCTCCACGCTCGCGTTGAACTCCAGGCAGAAGGCGCGCAGCCGCTCGGGCGTCATACCGTCTCCGTCTCCGTCTCCGCTTCCTGTTCCTGGGGCTCCACCAGCACCGTGACGATCTTGTTCCGGCGGCCGGCCGTGGACTCGGCGGTGAGCCGGAGCTTGCGGCTGTCGGGCAGGTCGACGACGGCCGACGCGCCGGCGATCGGGACCCGGCCGAGCGCCTTGGCGAGCAGTCCGCCGACGGTCTCCACGTCCTCGTCGTCGTACTCGTCGAGTCCGAAGAGGTCGCCGAGGTCCCCGATGTCGAGGCGCGCGGTCACCCGGTAGCAGCCGTTCTCCAGCTCCTGGACGGGCGGCAGCTCGCGGTCGTACTCGTCGGTGATCTCGCCGACGATCTCCTCCAGGATGTCCTCGATCGTGACGATGCCCGCCGTGCCGCCGTACTCGTCGATGACTACGGCGACATGGCTGCGGTCCCGCTGCATCTCGCGCAGCAGGTCCCCGGCGTTCTTGGTGTCGGGGACGAAGGCGGCGGGGCGCATCGCGGTGGAGACCGGGTCGGCCTCGGACTCGCGGTTGATGTGGGTCTTGCGGACCAGGTCCTTGAGGTAGACGATCCCGACGATGTCGTCCTCGTTCTCGCCGGTGACCGGGATCCGGGAGAAGCCGGAGCGCAGAGCGAGGGTGAGGGCCTGACGGATCGTCTTGTAGCGCTCGATGGAGACCAGGTCGGTGCGGGGCACCATGACCTCGCGGACCAGGGTGTCGCCCAGCTCGAAGACAGAGTGCACCATACGGCGCTCGTCGTCCTCGATCAGCGACTCCGCCTCGGCGAGGTCGACCATCGCGCGCAGCTCGGCCTCGCTGGCGAACGGGCCCTTGCGGAACCCCTTGCCGGGGGTGAACGCGTTGCCGATGAGGATCAGCAGCTGCGGGATCGGGCCCATGATCCGGGCCAGCGGCAGCAGGACGTACGCCGAGGCCGTCGCCGTGTTCAGCGGGTGCTGGCGGCCGATGGTGCGCGGGGAGACCCCGACGGCGACATAGCTGACGAGGACCATCACGCCCATCGCGAAGGCGAGCGCCTCCCAGGTCTCCGGGAACTTCTGCAGGCAGACATAGGTGACGAGCACCCCGGCCGACACCTCGCAGGCGACCCGCACCAGCAGGGCGACGTTGAGATAGCGCACCGGATCGGCGGCGACCTGCGCCAGCTTCGCGCTGCCGCGCCGCCCGGCCCGGACCGCCTCGTCCGCCCGGAAACTCGACGTACGGGCGATCCCCGCCTCGGCGCAGGCGGCCAGCCAGCCGACGACGACCAGCAGGACGGCTCCGGTGATCAGGGGCGCGATCACGAGACGGTGGGGGCGGGAGAAGCGCCGGTGAGCCCGTGCTCACCGCGCCAGCCGTCCACGATGGCCGCCTGGAGGCCGAACATCTCGGCCTTCTCGTCCGGCTCCTCGTGGTCGTACCCCAGCAGGTGCAGCACCCCGTGGACGGTCAGGAGCTGGAGCTCCTCGTCCATGGAGTGCTGCGTCGGCGCCTCTTCACCCTGCTTCTTCGCGACCTCCGGGCAGAGCACGATGTCACCGAGGAGCCCCTGCGGGGGCTCCTCCTCGTCCTTGGCCGGCGGACGGAGCTCGTCCATCGGGAAGGACATGACATCGGTCGGACCGGGGAGGTCCATCCACTGGATGTGCAGCTGCTCCATGGCGTCGGTGTCCACCACGATCACCGAGAGCTCGGACAGCGGGTGGATCCGCATCCGGGCCAGTGCGTAGCGGGCGATGTCGAGGATCGCCTGCTCGTCGACCTCGGTTCCGGACTCGTTGTTGACGTCGATCGACATGGTGCGCTGCGACTACTTCCCTTTTCGGCGGTCGCGTCGGCCGTCTTCCCGGCCGTCCGCCTGACCGTCCTGCTGACCGTTTCGGCTGTCGTACTTCTCGTACGCGTCGACGATACGGCCGACGAGCTTGTGCCGGACGACATCCTGGGAGGTGAGGCGGGAGAAGTGCACGTCCTCCAGGCCCTCCAGGATCTCCTGGACCTGCCGCAGCCCGCTCTTGGTGCCGCTCGGCAGGTCGACCTGGGTGATGTCACCGGTGATGACGATCTTGGAGTCGAAGCCGAGGCGGGTGAGGAACATCTTCATCTGCTCGGCGCTGGTGTTCTGCGCCTCGTCGAGGATGATGAACGCGTCGTTCAACGTGCGACCCCGCATATAAGCCAGCGGCGCCACCTCGATCGTGCCCGCCGCCATCAGGCGCGGGATCGAGTCGGGGTCCAGCATGTCGTGCAGGGCGTCGTAGAGCGGACGCAGATACGGGTCGATCTTGTCGAAGAGCGTGCCCGGGAGGAAGCCGAGCCGCTCCCCCGCCTCGACCGCCGGGCGGGTCAGGATGATGCGGCTGACCTGCTTGGACTGGAGCGCCTGGACCGCCTTGGCCATGGCCAGATAGGTCTTTCCGGTGCCCGCGGGGCCGATCCCGAAGACGATCGTGTGGTCGTCGATCGCGTCGACGTACCGCTTCTGGTTGAGCGTCTTGGGGCGGATGGTGCGGCCGCGGTTGGAGAGGATGTTCTGGGTGAGCACCTCGGCGGGTGTCTCGCCCTGGGGGTCTCCCTCGCCGGTGCCGGCCGCCCTGAGCATGGCGATCGACCGTTCCACTGCGTCCTCCGTCATCGACGCTCCGGTGCGGAGCACGAGCATCATCTCGTCGAACAGGCGCTGGATGAGGGCGACGTCGGCCGCCTCGCCCGTGGCGCTGATCTCGTTGCC
This DNA window, taken from Streptomyces griseus subsp. griseus, encodes the following:
- the ybeY gene encoding rRNA maturation RNase YbeY, with translation MSIDVNNESGTEVDEQAILDIARYALARMRIHPLSELSVIVVDTDAMEQLHIQWMDLPGPTDVMSFPMDELRPPAKDEEEPPQGLLGDIVLCPEVAKKQGEEAPTQHSMDEELQLLTVHGVLHLLGYDHEEPDEKAEMFGLQAAIVDGWRGEHGLTGASPAPTVS
- a CDS encoding hemolysin family protein, producing MIAPLITGAVLLVVVGWLAACAEAGIARTSSFRADEAVRAGRRGSAKLAQVAADPVRYLNVALLVRVACEVSAGVLVTYVCLQKFPETWEALAFAMGVMVLVSYVAVGVSPRTIGRQHPLNTATASAYVLLPLARIMGPIPQLLILIGNAFTPGKGFRKGPFASEAELRAMVDLAEAESLIEDDERRMVHSVFELGDTLVREVMVPRTDLVSIERYKTIRQALTLALRSGFSRIPVTGENEDDIVGIVYLKDLVRKTHINRESEADPVSTAMRPAAFVPDTKNAGDLLREMQRDRSHVAVVIDEYGGTAGIVTIEDILEEIVGEITDEYDRELPPVQELENGCYRVTARLDIGDLGDLFGLDEYDDEDVETVGGLLAKALGRVPIAGASAVVDLPDSRKLRLTAESTAGRRNKIVTVLVEPQEQEAETETETV
- a CDS encoding MmcQ/YjbR family DNA-binding protein — its product is MTPERLRAFCLEFNASVEEFPFGPEASVFKVLGKMFALTTLEARPLTVNLKCDPDEAVRLREEHPAAVAPGWHMNKRHWNTVTVSGVPDKLLRELIEDSYDLVVAGLPKAERLRLDRP
- a CDS encoding cytidine deaminase, with the protein product MTDTTNAAGLDAEDRKIVTLARSARARNGVAEGAAVRDETGRTYVAGTVALESLKLSALQTAVAMAVASGATSLEAAAVVSAAETPADADRAAVRDLGGPQTPVFLAGPDGTLRLRVTAG
- a CDS encoding PhoH family protein — translated: MTQTPTQPQARAQIRIPAAHPMVMLLGSGDSLLRVIEEAFPAADIHVRGNEISATGEAADVALIQRLFDEMMLVLRTGASMTEDAVERSIAMLRAAGTGEGDPQGETPAEVLTQNILSNRGRTIRPKTLNQKRYVDAIDDHTIVFGIGPAGTGKTYLAMAKAVQALQSKQVSRIILTRPAVEAGERLGFLPGTLFDKIDPYLRPLYDALHDMLDPDSIPRLMAAGTIEVAPLAYMRGRTLNDAFIILDEAQNTSAEQMKMFLTRLGFDSKIVITGDITQVDLPSGTKSGLRQVQEILEGLEDVHFSRLTSQDVVRHKLVGRIVDAYEKYDSRNGQQDGQADGREDGRRDRRKGK